The genomic interval AGGCTTGGAGTTTAAGACACAAAGCAAgagatagcaaaaaaaaaaagggataaaGAAAGATGAGAGGAGTAAAACtgaagatgaagaagacgcaGAGAAGTTGGTGCATGTTTTTGGCTCACTTTAAGGTGTCTTAACCATTTCTTTACATGTGTAGCTTGTGATATTGGCTCAATGGGCTCAATCACTATATCTTCTTCAGTTTTTGTGCATAGTTATTGTAGTTTGTCTCCTCCATCCTACATTGTTTGCCTGGTGATGGAGTAGAGAAGAAGGAGACGAGACAAGTTGTCATATTGTTACCTCCCTTTTGCTATGTGGAATGTTGCTAGTGCTTCAGTTTTGTCTCCGGTTCTTCTTTGCTTTGTTTGGCCATTATTTAGTTCCTGCAACTAAACAAGCATCATCATATTCCTGCTATCATTTTCTTGTACCTTAATTAGCAGAGCCAAATGGAAAAGAGATGTGTAGATAGATCACGTATTGCTTTTACTACTATGAAAATCATTGGAACCTCTTGGCATTGAGTACTAGCCAAACGAAGAGATAATGCGATCTGAGAGAGAAATTCGACTCCATTTTGTGCCCGGCGGCGAGAGCAATCTGATGGCATAAAACGAGGTCCAACCAACTACTTGGCCGACACAAAAGAGGAGGGAGCGGCAACCTTTGTTGCTATCCGGCACCCTTAGAGGTCATTGCCGGTAGTAGGACTAGTGTTCGACGTTTAGGAAGCTAGCGATGGGGTAAAGGCCGGTGGCACAAGTCGGATAGCATCACCTTGCTGTTGTCCAGCCATATAATACTCttggtttattattaaataaatcaattttgATTCATAACTAAATAAAAAAGATCCGACCATGCCTACCAAGACATGAATCACCACCACTTCCGTCTAACAAATATCTTTCATATTTGCTTCTTATCTGACCCTACTAGACTTAGTTTCTTTTAATCTTAGAATCCaattctcaaatttattttaagtttttcgGATATACTTATAGTGCGTATGGCCTAATAAGTTCTCGATTTATATTGGTCGttcataattaatcattaattatgaaTCGATTATGAgtaacacctagtagtacatcatgatcctcaattaacaaaaaaatcataattaatcccAGAACTATTCTGAATTGTTTAACAGCTATAATTATCAGTGTATCTATTCCTTTCACTCATTTTATACTCACTTAGTTCATGACATGGTTGTATCAGTCCTCACTAGATTgattacgtcacacctagcccaagtagttGTTCCTTGTCTTGTatattcaaattactcaaacacgTGTCCAAGAAGATCATCCTCTTGACATGTAATGTTTGGTCAAAGACTTACGAATAATGATCCTAACAAGAGATCATAGGATATGCGTCTTCTTATAAAAGGAGTGGTGAATCATCTATGGGCTACTCAAACACCTTCGGACATATTGACTTATATCTCCTAGGAGATATTTGCTAAAATATCAAAGTATAAATCTTCATGATCAAGATTACTTGAATACATCAATTCTAAGGAAACTTGTAGTCGAATTACAATGAGATCTTTATTGACATGTACAGAACCATATGGAGTCTCATGCAGATCGCATCAAATGAACTAGTGACCCTTAACCAGTATCTATATGTTAACTCTTAACATCCCAATATTCTAGCCACTGAGGTCCGATTGCATTGAAACACCAAGGAACATAATATATGTTAGTCTTGCAGATTTGATGATATTAGCTAATCTCTTTAATTAGGAAacatttcaatatatatataattatacatAGAGAGATATCCACTAATTGTGATataatcacaatttctctcgcatactatatatattatattgtagacatcattaattgagtttaagattaatatcatatatatatatatatatactcaaatAAGGAATTCTATTTATTCaataaataatacaatatttAAGACGAGATTATCCTAAGACACCTTTCAAATATAACATTATGATGGACCGTGAGAAACGTCGGGATGAACGTAAAATGCATAATTACCTACAAATGTGAGCAATTAAATTAAGATAAGGCTGCTACTTGTCTGATGCATCAAGCAGTTATgtgataattaatattttaaattaagatGGAGGGGGAAATTAAGAGATGAGAAACTCTATTATGTGATAATTAATATACATTAAATTCCTCATCAGAGTTGCTATTCCAAAGACCTGCTCAGTTTCAGATGCAACCAAGTCTGTATATAAAACTGTAGACTCCAGACTAATACCGTTACATATTTTAAGAAAATCTAAACTTTATTTCAAGccctttttctttttccaaattcTCTTTCCCTAATTAAGATCAATGTCTATTCACCCTTGAGGAAGCTTTTGCACAACTTCTCCAAGAATTCCTTATCAGCTTCAGCTTCCTCCAAGCTTGCCTTCACATCATCAGCAAAGCAATTCTACCAAAAAGCAAATAAATTATCAACACGAACAATTCATAAACTGAGATAATGaatcaagtatggactttagcATACACAGATGGATTCATTGGCTAGGAGGCGATCGATGAGGCTATGCAGTATATCTTTATTGTATTCAGGATGACCTTGAATGCCCAATATGTGATCTCCTATGGAGAACATCTCGATTCTGGTCTTATCAGAGGAAGCAATCACTTCTGCTCTGATCGGAACTTGCCACACCTGCTTATAGTTTTCATCTTAATTAATTCATTAGTATGAAAGGGATCGTGGTAGAACACACAAAGTTGATGTATATATGCTTCACTTTAACactcatatacctcatcttggTGGCATTCGATGATCGAAACACATTTCGGAATGACTTCCAATCTCTCAGAGAACTTGAAATGTCTCGACTCATCCTGCATGATCACCTTCCTGATCCCAATGTCCCATCCTCCACAAGCCTTCCCCACTTGCCCACCAAGTGCCCTGCACAACACCTGCAAGAGGCAAAAGTAAACAACTAATTAAGCAGCCATGAACTCAACCATCATGCCAAACTCTATGCACAAACCGATTACTCAAGTTAATAATTACTTGATGGCCGAAGCAGATTCCCAGCACTCTCTTGTGCATGGCATCAAGTGTCTGGATGAGTGAGCACAGCCTCAGAATCCATAAGTCATTGCCATAGGCATCGTAGGGGCTCCCGCTGACGACGAACCCTTCGTACTTGTGCAGGTCTTCCATGGCCGGGAACTCTTCCTCCACCACCCTGAACAAGTCCCAGGTCTCTCCTTCGTCCTCGAAGGCTTCCAAGAATACATTGAAGTAGCCATTGTACTTCTTCTTGACGTAATCCGAGTCCTTGCAAGCCAAGAGCAATGCATACCTTTTCTCTTGCTCGATCTTCATTTTGGGTTGGGAGGTTGATTGAAGTGGAGAAAGACATGAGGTGTTATTATATAGAGTTGGTTGTCTTTGTCAAGTAGAACATTGAACAAGTTCGCAAACATCTTATTCATTTATTCTATATCACAAACCATTTTAGTAGGCCAAGTATATTAAAAACTTATTATATATAACACATCAACAAAACATCCACATATACACCATGAGCTGATTGTTTATTCTTGATATTGAATATGCCAATGCCTCAACCTATACTAAAGTTCATAACCTTGATTCCATTTCCTTCATCTTGCACGAGTTCCGAAAAGGAAAATCCAACTTAGTTGTCGATATGCTCAGCATCCATCCTTCAaccaagaagaagaataaggacTAGAAGTTGAGCTTATGTTATAAAGAATGGAGAATCTGACCAGAAAATTAGCTTCATGCGACCACATGTTGTTAACATCTAGAATCTTGCAACCTAGCCCTGCATGTCTACTTGGAAGACACAGAATAATGTGGAGTCACATTGAATCTAGCCAGATTTCGGGCTTTGAATCCAGCTTGAAAATGGTAATCGAGAGAATTTGTTTTCCCTTTTTAACCTGATTAGTTTATTTCTATCTTGTGCTAGAAGTAGGATTACACGCAGGATTTGGTATGGTAGTATATTGTTGAGTGGGCATCTGTGGCCAAGTGACATATGCAGCATTTATTCTTCCAAGAAATGTGAAAAGTTGCATGTTGCTTGGTTGATGGCAAGTGCTCCACAAATTTGGATGTTTTTTCTTCCCGAATAGATTTGTGAATGTGATATATTAGATAGGAATGATGAAAAAAGTGATTATACTTTTGGCACTATATTTAATTAAAAGCATGTTGTACTAAATATGAAAAGTTTTAAATGTTAATCAACTTTCCTATCATTTTGTAAATTATCTCATTCAAGAACAAAAGAGGCATACTGATTTGTGTGATTCATGCCTATGTTTTCAGTACTATTTAGCTTGCATTAGTTTCATTATGAGCATATTTTCTATAGTTTTATAACTTTTATATTCTTTTTATCTTTATAGTTCAGAAAACTATTCTTTGTGTATTTTATTGACAGGACATGAAATTTGGACTCAATTTGAGACCAAAAGCCTTGGAAGCATGCATTCCAGCATGATACACGATCTAGTCGTGTCCCCTGACTGTCGTGCATCAACTCGTAGAGTAAAATGAGCAACAAAACGTCAACCAGAAACTCTAGAATAGAACACGTGGTTTGACTATGTCCTCTGACACGATCATGCCCTAGCACTTGATGGGAAGATGTCTAGAGTGTCACACGACTGTGGCACGATGACGAGACCCCTGTTTTTTAGTAAAGTCATACCAGACTTGGTAATCTCTTAAAGTTATAAAAGAACCAAAGGAGCTTCTGTTTGAGAGATCGAGGGTTTTCTTGTGACACGTAACCTTAGGAGAGAGTCGTCTTCCAAGGTTTCCCACAACAGGTAACCATAGGAGAGAGTCGTCTTCCAAGGAGTTTCAAGGATTCCATTCACTAAGGAGGCAAGGAGATTTTTAGAAGACGATATTTGACATCTACAATTGAGTTTTTTCACTCTTCTCTATTTCATTGAGTTGTAGTATACCTAATTTGATGTCTTCATATTATATCTCCATTTACATATAGTAATTTCCTTAATTTTAGGATTAGGGAATAATCTAACATTGATTTGGTAATTATGTGTTGATACTTTTCTCTTTTATCACATGCTATATTGATCCGGGATTTAGTTGTTAGCGTACTTAACGTGTTGATAGATCTTAACTGACATTAGTACAAATTTTAGGGTTAGGGGGAAGAATTGATAGGCAAACTCCGATCTCGAACCTATAATAACTAGACTCGAGGTTGTTCACGAAAGTAGTCCAAATCCTCCGGAGGATATCATTGGCCATCACAAAACTAAGGGGTTTATCCCAATTCAATGTTATGAAGTAATGGTAGCAGTCTAGAGGATTGCAAGATTCTCATGATAAATGCCTCCAATAGAAAGCGATTACCCTAGTATGACTACCGCAAAAGTAAGGATCGTGTTTGGATAGATACACCGGTGTAAAGTCGAAACCGAGCATCAGTTCAACATTGAGATAAAGGAGAGATCCACAACCACATTATCAAGGATAGCTCTTTTACAATAATTCTCGATTTCGGTTCATTTAGATAGCCTACTTTACAGTTGGACTAGTACTCTACTTCATGATCAAAGGATGATATTTTATACCTAGAAGAATTACACAAACATTAATATAGACTATAGAAACTGAAAAGGGAATTTCTCATTAATTAACATCAATGTTCAACATTCAACCAATTTAGGGAGGAATAATTTACAGATTGAAGACTTACAATTGcagtaaagattttaaaatgcaGTTAGTTCCTGTAAAATAATCTGAATCTTGGTGTTTTCAGCACACTGCAAAACAGAAACCATGGGAATTTATTTGGGAGGTTGAGGATCTTCCAGCCACTTTGCACGGAAGTCTGTGCCTTTGCAATCGGGACAAGCAGTAGAACCCTGGAACAATACCAAATGACTTTGTGGGTATAAAAGTGGAAATGAAAGGTTGTATTCGCAGACAAGAGTACCTTCCCCGTGCATATAATGCAGGTTGTATTTCTTGATGGCACTTCGCAAAGCATTTGATTGCCGAGGATGAAGAAGCCGGTGCCAGCACACCACTTGCATTCGACATACCCGTCTGATTCACAAGTAGAGCATGCTATTGGTCTTGGTTGCTGCTTCAGGCAAAGGAACATACGAGAGATGCATCATTCAGCAGGCTTAACATGAGAGCAAATGTTGGACAACCAAAAAATCAAGATGCCACAAGGACAGATAGCAAAAGATATTAACAAAACCGatatttctggaaatttttcttgTTCCATGCTATAACTTAGCTATCTTAAGCATAATCATTGGCTCACGTGTAGTTAAACTTTTAGTCCAGTCATCAACAATTGTCACCTAGGCCACATTATATTAGTGGCTTGCCCTTTCCAAAACTCGCAAAGGGTAAAAGAAAAACAAGACCCAGACAAGGAAAAGATGCATGGAACAAGATGATTAAAATCCACTGTTTTGTGTCGGAATTCATCAAAGATATAGCCCTAGCTGTCAGCTGTTAGCTTAAATTTTAGCTGGAACACAAGTACGAACCCATAGGACAATAATAATCTTTTCCATGAACAATCTGAAGTAGCCACAACAATCTTTCTAGCAACTTCATTCCCTTCAGTAACCCACAGCTAGCAGAATAGCAGTAATACAAGTTCCAGATAAAGCAACTAGGCCAATCATATATATCTTTGCTTAAGCATAAAATAGGCAGAACAACTGGTCTAATTATCACAACATTATGAAGTTACAGTTGAAGTGTTTTTCAGAGTTCTTACAACTTTAATTTCCCATGAGTGATAACCAATTAAACCATATTATTTATCATAAGGTTCAATTTTCTATTACTCtggaataaaaaaatttaaaaataaaacatgcgTACACACACACAATACTTTTTACAGAAGACATACGACAATATTTTAGAGTCCTATGAGATCCTTTTTAGGAGTGATCTAAGTTTTCAGGATATGTGACAAAAATCTAAGTCAACATATTGCTCCATTCAACAATGGGAAACCATTACTTAAtgagacaaagaagaaaaatagagagaaaaaagGATTTCATATGACTTTTGTTTACATAAAAAAGCATGGGATAGAGTCTCTAATGAGGTATTGTTGCAGATAGTTCGTTAAAGAATGAAGTAGTAAGAGTAGTTAAAAAGGGGATAGGATTATAACTCTCAAGATAGTGGTAGTAAAAGAAACTATTAATGTAATTAACATATATGTAcctcaagtaggattagatgaaaacACCAAATCTAAGTCTTGTGATGACCTAGATGAGCTATTACGAAacatttcatcaaacaaaatgattttaataagaggAGATCTAAATGTCCatatcggagtgaaaaatgagtaTGATAGGGTGTATgggagttatgagtttggaacaagaaatgaagaaggaaaaactatattggatttcgttatagcatatgaccttatactagcaactattgagggaaaactttgAGAGATATATTTAAGATTGTACAGACATATATGTAGACAATAGATGCTCGACaatgtgaaattatgataaatatgcatatcaaatgaggaagaggaagatcaagacttagttagcaacaataaaataagataaaatttatttataaattgatGATCTAGTAGATGAAAGAATTCAATGGTGTAGGATCCATATAACCAACCCCATCTATTGGATAAAGgttggttattgttgttgttatgaGTCCTTAGATGGCTATTTTGGTGTGTTTAAGAAGAGAAAGGAGCATCTAGTAATTATATTTATGTGACTAAATGGCATGTATGATAATACTAGTGTTAAAGTTATTGGAGCATCATAAATGATTTTTTTGTTTGGTACATTTGCATCAATGTCGAACTCTAAGTCATCAATATTTGCGGATTTACATAGCAAATTCAAAAATAAACcaagaaaaaaaagataaaataacaatGTGTTATTATACGGGAGGAATTAAGTGTAGCTCCAATAAatgataaaacaaaataaaattgattaacatGGCAAGGGAATGTTCAAAATGACCAATATGATAGTTATACTGGTTGAATCAATTAAAGACAAAGCAGTAAGGCGTACAGGGCGATTATAAAAACTTTTGTTAAAGTAATTAAAAGTGATTTGAAAGATCCGAACACTATTGAGCAATATAGTTTTTCATACAGttaaatcaaaggaaaaaaaaaagaaagggacAAACACAGCTTACTGATCATGACCACTGGCAACCAACTATTAGATGTTCTAAGTACTAGCACTCGTTGCTATGTCCAAAGGTCAAATGAATATAGGAATTATCTGAGAGGTTGAATACAAAAAAACAACAATGAGATCAACATTTTTTATCAATCTTAATTGAATGGAAGACATATTTGAAATTAAGGTGAAACGGGTAAATTCTTTCTAACTGAATCTGCCAGAACAGGTAGACTGTATCCTTTGCCCAGGCAATTTGGGATTCGATATCTACAATGACACAGAATCCACGATTCATCAAAATTCTGATTTTTGACTGATAACGCAGGAATGAGATCCAATTGGGGTAACCAACAAGGAACAACGACACATAAAACCATTTCCATCGATAATAAAGGGGCAAAAGTGTCGCCTTCACCAAAAAAAGGACCCTAAACAACCCTAGAGGCCATAACGTCATCTGCAAAAGATCACCTTGGAGATGATCCAGGCACGCTCCATTCTCTTGGAGAATCCGGAGGAGCTCTCGGAGGAATCGACCACGGACGCCCTCGCTTGAAGAATCGACACCTTTCGGGAACCTCCAGAAGGGGCAGCAGCGGAGATACCCTGCAAAAATAATCGCATAGGAGAAACTAGGGCCCTATCTAGCGCAGCCGGCATGGCGCAGGGGAGGGAGAAGCAGGCGGTCGCCGTCGTCGAGATTCAACCTCCGCCTCCGGCGGCGACTTCACCTCAGGTCTCTGTATACGATTCTGCTAGACCTCGGCCCAATTTAAATTGTGATCATGTTCATCTTTACGCTATGACAAATGGCATTTGGCAAGTGGCAACCGACCAAGTCGCTGGATTCACGATAGAGTTGGATGTTCCAACGGCATAGCGGAACAAAGACTGAGTGGAACAGTCGTGCAAGGCTCTTgttcttttttatatatatataaaaatcaatatattttattttaaaaaactaatcaACATTGTATTATATAATTTCTACGACTGTATAATGTACCTGTTATAATTATGACaatttggaaaaataaaatacatCTGAGATGAGGTGCTCTTTTGAATGAAAGAAAGACGCATATTTTACCATTCCAATAAAAAAAGGATGCTCTTTTAATttttaccctttttttttttttacaatagtcGAGTTGAGATTTACCATAGTATATGTCTAAGAACATATCATTTCCAATCATTAACTAATTAAATATCAGTTATCATGAACGATCTGTTCCAGACTATGAAAATTTCAACAGATAGAAACATACCCAAATGCTCATAATTGTGCCTCACTTAATTCAAAGATTCAAGCTGCACTTGGCTTCTTCCAGGTGGTTCCTGAGACTTCAGTAGATCAATGgagcactcttcttcttcttctccattgcCTTGCGACCCAAATCTGCCTGCAAAGGAGTTCCTTTCTTTTCTGCTTCGCTTCAATTCCATGTACTCCAAGAACAGCGCCACAGCTGCACCGACCAAAACCCACAGCATGAACGCCCAGGTCGCCGCATCCACTGCCTCGCAGTCGTATGCGTCGGCCACTTGCTTGAGCCCACTGAGGATTGCAACGATTCCGACAGGAATTGCAGATCTCCCGATCCAGAAATGGATGCTCGGCCACAGAATCGTCGCCCCTGAAGCAACCTCGCGGGTGGCGGCGGGTGGTTTCGGTCTTAGATAGGCGTTGATTGGCTGTGCGCAGGCCATCGACATTGCGGCGATGCCAATCGCGGAATGGGTGGAGCTGAGGACGAGCCCTCGGAGTTCGAAAGCGGCGGGGACGATGGCGATTAGGGCAAGGGCCAGTCCCGACGACTGTAGTCGGAGATGCCATTGTCGGCAAAGGTACCTTGCGGCTAATACTCCACACGGCAACAAGATGCCCCAGGAGATGAACATGAAGAATCCGTGGACGGCGTACGCCAAGGGAACCCCTTTCACCTCTTCGACCGTGCCATGTGTCAGCAGAACCCTAACGGCCCTGTCGCTGGTAATGGCGTGCATGTTTCCCCAGCTTAGCCGCGTGTCCGACCACCGGGCACCCCGCGCCCACACGATCGGGAGAGGAAGATCCGGATCGATGTGGTTTTCGCACTCCGGCCGGCCGACGCAGGGGGGCGACAGGGGGCGACGGAACTCCAAGGAAAGGAGCCCCTTTTCGGACTGGAATCTCGCATCCGCGAGCTGCTTCTCGCTCGTCGGATGCAACCTCGAAACGTCCTTGCCGTCGATCCAGTATGTGCTCACCCTTCCGTTCCCGTCTGCGTCCGTCCACCCGACGTAGGCGTGGCTGTTCACCATACCGTCCCCGATCGCGATCGCGAGGTATCCGCTGGTAGAGGTCTTCTTGCTCCGAGCCGCGATGGAGATGGAATCGGAGTGCAGAGTCCAAAAGAAGGCGACTTGGTCGTCATCAAGAAGGACGGTGTGGTTGTAAGCCTGCGATAGGTATGGTCGGCGGAGCTCCGAGGCGACTGAAACGGCCACAGCGACGgcggcgaggaggaggaggaagtggAGGAAGAACCCGCAGAATGAAGTAGCGTTCGCCATAGGAGAGCATCAATCGAGATCGAGGATCCCCTATAGCATAAGCAgaaggttagggttagagttggGGATCGGTGAAAGGGTTGGAACTGGGGGAGGTCGATGATGGCGGAGGATAGGAGACCGCCCGTGGTCGCCATTGCTGTGGTTTAAAATTGTTTaaggttttgtttttgttttattcaTTGGCATTGTGAGTCTTTGCGACGAAGTGGTAGATGGATACGATTAGTCGCAAGAGTGGGCCCGGACAATAAATCCTATCATCGTTAAGACAGGCACAGGGAACGGATCCGAAAGTCCGCGGCCTCTTGAACTCCTTTAAATGGAACAAAAGTGCGGCCACACCCTAGACCTGACCCAGGCCGGGTCCGGCCCGGGCCAATAATAGGATCCGGTCCGGGTCAGTAACCGGGTTAAATTGCCTGGGCGGAATTGGAACTGACTCGGCAGGTTCATAGGTCAAAAATCAATGGACCATTGGTTAATCGCCGATTTAGCCTGTAAATtcacacaattttttttttgcccGTTGGAGGTTCCTAGCCGTTGGGACCGTTGGTTAATCGAGGTAAACATTTGGTTAATTCGAtatataaattaatcaaattaactgaaaattgatttaatattaattaatcaaaacgaatcaaagttttactaaaatcGAATTCActgaatcaaattaaaaatagattatttTAGTTAACactgaatttattaaaaaataatactaaaaagaatttatacaaaattaatatcaaattaacaaaattaaccgaattaactgaATACTTACCCTTAGTTGAGGGAGGGGTAaggttttttgggtatttttttcaacggttaagaTTATTTGACCTTTTTTTTATCAATGATTATGATTTAATGTCCGTTAttatccaaactctataaatcaaaagttcatttcatcattttttcacagatatcttctctactcttaatctcaatttcgtattctCTATATGTtttcgttttcattttcatttttacgaactttcatttccaattttcaattacaatggaaggaggtcgtGGAAGTACATTATTtcaagctcggaagggaaagaaaATAATCAATCTACAAGAGCACCCCAACATTCAATCACTGATAATGAGATCTAGCACCTTTCGAATCCGACACCTGAAACATAAGGAGGTACCGATGTAATTACTTTTACGATTCAGGAAATTCCTCATTTAAAgttttctattttcactaaacattttgagaaagtTACTTTTCCGTCGGGAGaattgcgtgcaaaatgtaagcactacaACGCTTTCTACAAATTCCAAGTCGACGACAACTATGAGTCATTGAAATGACACGTAGAAACTAAGCACCCGACTGAATATGGACTCGACTATTCTCAAGCACAATTAtctagattttcttcaactagtggTAGTactgattccggtttatttttatattcggataataaattaagagaatcattagttaAATTTATTTCCGTATAAtatatttcttttagttttggatctaaatgcacatttgaagatttttgtaaacaaTCTCTTAATTCATGTGCTAAACATATTCCTAGAaatacacttactcgtacaattaaaaaattagtaaaataagacaaaaagaatttaattgatgaatttaataaattagataataaagtttctttatgtttcgATATTTGGAGTCAGGCCCTAGGGTCCCAATATTATTGGGGCccattgattaaataattaagtaaagacattaaaaaaatttaaattgagtcattaatattaattaatgatagCATACACATTAATAAATATCATGTTAACCCATTAAcatcttattaattaattcattattccTATTTACACATTTATTTCCTTATAATTACAATTAgtcaagattttattttatttaatcttatttcCTTATAATTACACTTAGCCAagattttattctatttaattatatatcttatAAAACTAATAAACTCTTTCCTTctcaatatctttaaaaaaaccCTAATTGTTCTTTCACTTGTGCCTATTTCTTTTCTCCTAGttaattttatatgtttataTTCTTTCATCGGTGTATTTTTTCCTTTCTCATCAATAATTTTGTACATTTATGCTCTCTCGCCGATGATACTCTCAGAGAACGCCCTTCTCCTCCCTCGTTGATAATATTTCTTtctcactctttctttttctttttcgatAATAATATGAATCATAGATTTCTTTTATCCATAAACGTAAAGTAAAATGcttcatca from Zingiber officinale cultivar Zhangliang chromosome 6B, Zo_v1.1, whole genome shotgun sequence carries:
- the LOC121990468 gene encoding gamma-glutamyl peptidase 3-like → MKIEQEKRYALLLACKDSDYVKKKYNGYFNVFLEAFEDEGETWDLFRVVEEEFPAMEDLHKYEGFVVSGSPYDAYGNDLWILRLCSLIQTLDAMHKRVLGICFGHQVLCRALGGQVGKACGGWDIGIRKVIMQDESRHFKFSERLEVIPKCVSIIECHQDEVWQVPIRAEVIASSDKTRIEMFSIGDHILGIQGHPEYNKDILHSLIDRLLANESICNCFADDVKASLEEAEADKEFLEKLCKSFLKGE
- the LOC121988423 gene encoding cytochrome b561, DM13 and DOMON domain-containing protein At5g54830-like, giving the protein MANATSFCGFFLHFLLLLAAVAVAVSVASELRRPYLSQAYNHTVLLDDDQVAFFWTLHSDSISIAARSKKTSTSGYLAIAIGDGMVNSHAYVGWTDADGNGRVSTYWIDGKDVSRLHPTSEKQLADARFQSEKGLLSLEFRRPLSPPCVGRPECENHIDPDLPLPIVWARGARWSDTRLSWGNMHAITSDRAVRVLLTHGTVEEVKGVPLAYAVHGFFMFISWGILLPCGVLAARYLCRQWHLRLQSSGLALALIAIVPAAFELRGLVLSSTHSAIGIAAMSMACAQPINAYLRPKPPAATREVASGATILWPSIHFWIGRSAIPVGIVAILSGLKQVADAYDCEAVDAATWAFMLWVLVGAAVALFLEYMELKRSRKERNSFAGRFGSQGNGEEEEECSIDLLKSQEPPGRSQVQLESLN
- the LOC121991283 gene encoding protein PHOTOSYSTEM I ASSEMBLY 2, chloroplastic-like, which translates into the protein MPAALDRALVSPMRLFLQGISAAAPSGGSRKVSILQARASVVDSSESSSGFSKRMERAWIISKQPRPIACSTCESDGYVECKWCAGTGFFILGNQMLCEVPSRNTTCIICTGKGSTACPDCKGTDFRAKWLEDPQPPK